Proteins found in one Aneurinibacillus uraniidurans genomic segment:
- a CDS encoding ATP-binding cassette domain-containing protein: MFFIQRVMRFLVPYKGLSALLFLALIIELAFETLLPLSFKFIIDNAIIPGDYPKLVLILSCLLIGAILVIIAGISRDFLSARIGTAMIRDMNVTMYEHLQKLSMDFYVRTKSANIVARFNSDLSVIENFLMLIPYGILSVLGLVCNVIFLFVLQWKLALLATIALPLCLLGPKMLGARASDKTLLLKETQAQIAEVVQENASAQPVLKAFGLERSSISSFHTLMARYTKIFTNAHFSTFLVDRSTNIGIIILNLIVICSGSILAFQGYLSIGSLLAFNSILLSISTLLGGITWLAPQLIHATAGMRRIEALLAEPPTPDAVATPALAPLQHEIRFTNVTFGYTPDHQNLKQINLSIPKGSYVAFVGSSGSGKSTIISLLMRFYEPSTGAISFDGVNIRTTSLSSLRSQIGIVFQDNFLFNTSIRENIRMGKPDASDQEIEDAACAAEIHDIILSFPDGYDTCVGERGSMLSGGQRQRIAIARAIIRNPAILILDEATSALDPATEMAINLTLQKLSHSRTVISVTHRLASVEHADCIFVLHQGQLIEQGTHQELLTLPNGTYRDSWDKQNGFQMSDNGFYVEVKAEKLKKIPILSTLDDELLHEISHYFVTESYAKDRVIIEEGDWGDRFYVIVRGKVDVLKNKEGEEQERVASLADGDFFGEIALLQDVRRTASIRSVTPVILLSLQREFFQRVLKQAPHLQEMLQRD, translated from the coding sequence TTGTTTTTCATACAACGTGTGATGCGCTTTTTAGTCCCTTATAAGGGACTAAGCGCTTTACTATTCCTTGCCCTGATCATTGAATTAGCCTTCGAGACATTGTTACCACTTAGCTTTAAATTCATTATCGACAACGCAATTATACCGGGCGATTATCCAAAGCTAGTACTTATTCTCAGCTGTCTATTAATCGGGGCAATTCTCGTCATAATTGCTGGGATAAGCCGGGATTTTCTTTCCGCACGAATCGGAACCGCCATGATCCGAGATATGAATGTCACCATGTATGAACACTTACAAAAACTGTCCATGGACTTTTATGTCCGAACAAAAAGTGCCAACATCGTAGCGCGTTTTAATTCGGACCTCTCTGTTATAGAGAACTTCCTGATGCTTATTCCGTACGGAATTTTGTCGGTGTTAGGCTTAGTTTGCAACGTTATATTCTTGTTCGTACTTCAATGGAAACTTGCCCTGCTCGCCACCATTGCCCTGCCACTCTGTCTGCTCGGCCCCAAAATGCTTGGAGCTCGTGCCTCTGACAAGACCCTGCTGCTCAAAGAAACGCAGGCACAGATTGCTGAAGTCGTGCAGGAGAATGCAAGCGCACAACCCGTTCTAAAAGCATTCGGTCTAGAACGTTCTTCTATCAGCTCTTTTCATACGCTTATGGCTCGTTACACAAAAATCTTTACGAATGCCCATTTTTCCACGTTTCTCGTAGATCGTTCGACTAATATCGGCATTATCATTCTTAATCTTATCGTCATTTGCTCCGGTTCGATTCTCGCATTTCAAGGGTATCTCTCTATCGGTTCATTGCTCGCCTTTAATTCGATTCTGCTTAGCATTAGCACCCTGCTCGGTGGCATTACCTGGCTAGCTCCCCAGCTGATTCACGCTACGGCAGGAATGCGACGAATCGAAGCATTACTAGCAGAGCCCCCGACTCCTGATGCCGTGGCCACCCCTGCGCTTGCGCCGCTACAGCATGAGATTCGCTTCACCAATGTTACATTTGGGTATACGCCGGATCATCAAAACTTGAAGCAGATCAACCTCTCCATCCCAAAAGGAAGCTACGTAGCCTTCGTCGGTTCAAGTGGCTCTGGAAAGAGTACGATTATTAGTCTACTTATGCGGTTTTACGAACCATCCACCGGGGCAATCTCATTCGATGGTGTGAACATTCGTACGACGTCACTTTCTTCCCTCCGCTCCCAGATTGGAATTGTGTTTCAGGACAACTTCTTATTTAATACATCCATTCGGGAAAATATTCGGATGGGCAAACCAGATGCTTCTGACCAGGAGATTGAAGATGCGGCATGCGCTGCCGAAATTCACGACATCATTCTGTCATTTCCGGATGGATACGACACCTGTGTAGGCGAACGAGGCTCCATGCTTTCCGGTGGACAGCGCCAGCGCATCGCGATCGCCCGGGCCATTATTCGCAACCCTGCCATTTTAATTCTCGATGAAGCAACATCCGCGCTCGATCCGGCAACCGAGATGGCGATCAATCTCACCTTACAAAAACTGTCGCACAGCCGCACGGTTATCTCTGTCACACACCGCCTGGCATCTGTCGAACACGCAGACTGTATTTTCGTTCTGCATCAAGGTCAGCTGATTGAACAAGGAACCCATCAAGAACTATTAACCTTACCAAACGGAACATATCGAGATTCTTGGGACAAACAAAATGGCTTCCAGATGAGTGACAACGGCTTCTATGTGGAGGTTAAAGCGGAAAAGCTTAAAAAAATTCCGATTTTATCTACGCTAGATGATGAACTACTGCACGAGATTTCTCATTACTTCGTTACTGAATCGTACGCTAAAGATCGAGTTATCATTGAAGAGGGAGATTGGGGAGATCGATTTTATGTTATCGTACGAGGAAAAGTAGACGTGTTAAAAAATAAGGAGGGCGAAGAACAGGAACGAGTAGCATCGTTAGCAGACGGCGACTTCTTCGGGGAAATTGCGCTCTTGCAAGACGTCCGGCGCACCGCATCCATTCGCTCGGTTACACCTGTCATTCTGCTTAGTCTGCAACGCGAATTTTTCCAGCGCGTATTAAAACAAGCTCCTCACTTACAAGAAATGCTTCAGCGAGATTAA
- a CDS encoding SET domain-containing protein: protein MMHPDTELRYINDQIGFGVFATRFIPKGTITWALDDLDQILEESVVESLEPLRQKDVLKYSYRNQHGQYILCWDIGKYVNHSFHANCVGTAYEIELAAQDIYPGEQLTDDYGTLNVDVPFECFPEEGTDRVRVMPDDLLRYADRWDLLAQGAFQFYNDVEQPLKHLVRAEFADKIQAVIAGKEPMLSIKEIHYDRKKKTGR from the coding sequence ATGATGCATCCTGACACAGAGTTACGGTACATTAATGATCAGATCGGATTCGGTGTGTTTGCGACCCGATTCATCCCGAAAGGAACGATTACCTGGGCATTAGACGATCTCGATCAAATTTTAGAAGAATCAGTCGTAGAGTCACTTGAGCCGCTTCGCCAAAAGGATGTGCTCAAATATTCGTATCGCAACCAGCATGGGCAGTACATTTTGTGCTGGGACATTGGAAAGTACGTCAATCATAGCTTTCATGCGAATTGTGTAGGGACCGCGTATGAGATCGAGCTGGCGGCGCAGGATATTTATCCAGGTGAGCAGCTAACAGATGATTATGGTACATTGAATGTCGATGTTCCGTTTGAATGCTTTCCAGAAGAAGGAACGGACCGGGTACGGGTCATGCCGGATGATTTGTTGCGGTATGCCGACCGCTGGGACCTGCTGGCACAGGGAGCATTTCAGTTTTATAACGATGTCGAACAGCCATTGAAGCATCTCGTCCGGGCTGAATTCGCCGATAAAATTCAGGCTGTGATCGCCGGTAAAGAGCCGATGCTTTCGATTAAAGAGATTCATTATGATAGAAAGAAAAAAACGGGACGTTAA